A single genomic interval of Lathyrus oleraceus cultivar Zhongwan6 chromosome 7, CAAS_Psat_ZW6_1.0, whole genome shotgun sequence harbors:
- the LOC127105962 gene encoding two-component response regulator 24 — translation MEDKVDNKCKAIVAPKDDNGHNQDLPAPSRKVKVLIVDNDPRTLRIHENLLKSLGVETRTVKDGREAINTTAWNDYSLPAYDLILIGRQLPLINGIEVTKRLRAIGYPSRIVGVTRSLTEAEREEFLSAGVDDIVDYEKPMSIETVKMLLAATPRPRVWREKVIYDDDVNGNSSGSTSGSRKVSRKE, via the exons ATGGAAGATAAAGTTGACAACAAATGCAAAGCTATAGTGGCACCTAAAGATGATAATGGTCATAATCAGGATCTTCCAGCTCCCTCCAGAAAAGTAAAAGTACTTATTGTGGACAATGATCCTCGCACTCTAAGGATTCATGAAAACCTATTGAAATCACTTGGTGTGGAAACTCGTACTGTCAAAGATGGAAGAGAAGCCATAAACACGACTGCTTGGAATGATTATTCTCTTCCAGCCTATGACCTAATTCTCATTGGTAGGCAGTTACCTTTGATAAATGGGATTGAG GTGACGAAGAGACTGCGAGCTATAGGGTACCCTAGCAGGATTGTTGGAGTGACACGTTCTCTAACAGAAGCTGAACGGGAAGAGTTTCTGAGTGCAGGGGTAGATGATATAGTTGATTATGAGAAGCCAATGTCCATTGAAACGGTTAAGATGCTACTTGCAGCAACTCCCCGTCCCCGAGTGTGGAGGGAAAAAGTTATTTATGATGATGATGTTAATGGTAATAGTTCTGGTTCCACTTCAGGTTCTAGAAAAGTTTCTAGAAAAGAGTAA